The sequence TCCAGTTCGGGCAGCCGGTCGGGCGGGAACCACTCGACCGCCACCGACTCGTCGTCGTTGACCCGGGCCGTACCGGAGACGAGTCGGCAGTGGAAGCCGAGGTTGAGGTACTCGCAACGGTCACCGTTCGGGTAGGTGTGCGGGTGCGACACGACGCTGCTGAGGCGTACCGGCTCGACGCGCAGGCCGGTCTCCTCCTCGACCTCGCGCACCACGGCGGTGGCCGGCTGCTCGCCCGGCTCGACGAAGCCGCTCACCACCGACCAGCGACCGTCGTCGGAGCGCTGCCCCAACAGCAGCTCGCCGGCGTCGTTGCGGATCACCGCGCTGACGCTCGGCAGCCAGAGCAGCTCGTGGCCG comes from Micromonospora purpureochromogenes and encodes:
- a CDS encoding NUDIX hydrolase; this translates as MGVPDYILRMREHVGHELLWLPSVSAVIRNDAGELLLGQRSDDGRWSVVSGFVEPGEQPATAVVREVEEETGLRVEPVRLSSVVSHPHTYPNGDRCEYLNLGFHCRLVSGTARVNDDESVAVEWFPPDRLPELDAHARLVIARALADDPASWYLPAGATWDEFSGAR